Genomic DNA from Halorussus rarus:
CGGTACAAGAGCGGAACTGGGCCGTGACTACCGACGCGGCTCCCCTTGCACCGCCGTACAATTTTTGGTCGAGCCGCTGCAAGGTCGTAGTGCAAAGGTCGTACTTTTATGCCGGTGGCGTGTTTCGATTCGTAATGATGGCTACTCAGTCCGAGCTGGAGGACATCGACGACCTGCCACCCAGCGCGAAGTTGGTCTTCAAGGTGCTGGAGTACAAGGGCGCGCTCACGCAGAAACAGATCGTCGAGGAGTCGATGCTGTCGGCCCGCACCGTGCGGTACGCGCTCGAGCGACTGGAGGAACTCGACGTGGTGACCGAGGACGTGTACTTCGCTGACGCGCGTCAGAACCTCTACGAGATAGACGTCGCCTGCGACACCTCGGCCGACGGCGCCGACGCCCAGAAGTGCGCCGAGTGAGCGACCGACCGACGCCCGCCGTTCTCCGCTGATTGTCCGAACCGACCTGCACGCAGGCGTTTGCCCGCACGCGGGTCCGCCGCAGTTCTCAGTCCTCCGACTCCCCGCCCGCCTCGAACCCCGACTGCATCCCGGCGTGGACGTACTCGGCGAGGATGTCGCCGATGCGCGAGTCGGCGGTCCAGAGCGCGGTCTCGGCGAACGGTTCGGGGCCGTCTTCGGTCCGGACCGACAGCAGCACGGTCGCGTCGTCCACCAGCAGCGTCCGGCCGGTGAACTCGCCGGTCCGGTCGGGCGAGGCGACCGTGACCCGGACCGGCGCGTCGGCGAACCGGTCGGCCACCGTCTGGTCCTCGGTGACCAGCAGGACCGACACGCCGGCGTCGGCCCGCTCCCGTAACGCCGCCGCGACTTGCTCCGAGATCAGGTCGCCGCGGCCGGCCACCATGATCACCCGCTCGGTCGCCCCGTCGACCAGGTCCGCGACGCGCTCGTGGATCGCGTGGTGGCCGCGGAGGGTCGCCACGTCGCGGTCGTCGCCGCGGTCGGCGTGCTCGTCCCGGAGCGCGTCGAGGTTCCGGAAGGCCCGCTCGTGCTCGCGCTCGATGCGGGCCCGGAGCTGCTCGCGGGCGGCCGAGAGGCTCACCGGGCGGTACTCCTTGGGCGAGGACTCGACCACCTCGACCAGCCCCCGGTTCGCCAGGTCGTCGGCCGCGCCGTACACCTGCGACCGCGGCACGTCCGATTCCCGGCTGACCGACTGGGCGGTCCCGGTTCCGAGGCGCTGGAGCGCCACGAACACCCGCGCCTCGTAGTTCGACAGGCCGAGCTCCTTCAGCGCCTCGACTGCGTCGTGCGCGCTCATGTGGGCTCTGCCGAACGCAGGTACCGCTCGTAGTTAAGTAGTTTCGAGTCGCCCCCGCCGTCTCGAAGTTATTGTAGAATCCTACAACCATTTATATGCCGGGGACGAAACGACGGTCGACCGATGAGCCTCCCCGACCGCTACGCCGACGTGCTGACGTCGTACAGCAGAGTCGTTCTCGCGCTGCTGCTCGTCTCGACCGCCGTCGTCGGCTACGGCGCGGCGAACGTCGACTCCGGACTGACCATCGCGAGCTTCGGCAGCGACTCGACCGAGGCGCAGAAGCTCGACTACATCGAGGCCAACTTCGCCACCGGCGACGAGAACACCTCGGTGATGCAGGTCGTCGTGCGCGGCGACGACGTGCTGACCAGGGAGTCGCTGCTCGAAACCCTGCGACTCCAGCAGCGGCTCCGCGACGACGAGACGGTGGGGCCGACGCTCCGCGAGGGGCAGCCGACCGTCGGGCTCTCGAACCTCGTCGCGACCGCCGCGATCCGCCGGGCGCGGGCCGGGAACGCGACCGCCGCGAACGACTCCCGCGGCGCGCCGGCCCCGCGCCGACCGACGCTGGACGCCCAGATCGCCCAGTTGGAGTCGATGTCGCAGTCCGAGATCGACCGCGTCCTCCTGGGCGTGCTCGACCCCGACCGAGCCGCGACCGGCCCGGTCGACCCCTACACGCTGCTGGCGACCGACTACGAGCCGGGCACCACGACCGCCTCTGCCCGCGTCCTCTTCGTCTTCCAGCGCAACGACGCCGGCGGCGACTCGCTCTCCGAGGACGCGGCGGCGGCCCAGCTCGCGACCCGCGACGTCGCCGACCGGACCGTCGACTCGACCGGCGTGTTCGTGTTCGGCGCGGGCATCGTCGACGAACTGTCCGGGCAGGCGACCGGCGAGAGCTTCGCGGTCATCACCCCGTTCGCGCTCGTGCTCGTCCTCGGCGTCCTGTTCGTCGCCTACCGCGACCTGCTCGACGTGGCGCTCGGGCTCCTCGGGACGCTGCTCGTCCTGGTCTGGATGGGCGGGTTCATGGGGTGGGCCGGCGTCGGCGTCACCCAGATCATCATCGCGGTCCCGTTCCTGCTCATCGGCCTCAGTATCGACTACGCGCTCCACGTCGTCATGCGCTACCGCGAGGCCAGGGCCGAGGAGCACGACCGCTCGCCCCGCGAGGCGATGCGGGTCGGCCTCGCCGGCGTGGCCGTCGCGCTCGCGGCGACGACCTTCACGACCGCGGTCGGGTTCACCTCGAACCTGGTGAGCCCCATCGAGTCCATCCGGCAGTTCGGACTGGTGAGCGCGTTCGGCATCGTCTCGGCGTTCGTGGTGTTCGCCGGCCTGCTGCCCGCGCTCAAGCTTGAGCTCGACGGGCTGCTCGAACGCCTCGGGGTCGACCGCCGCAAGCGGGCGTTCGGCACCGGCGGGACCGCCGTGAACCGGCTGCTGGGCCTGGGCGCGACCGCGGCCCGCAGGCTCCCGGTCGCGGTCGTCCTGGTCGCGCTGGCCGTGAGCGCGGCCGGGGGCTACGCCGCGACCGACGTCGACACCTCGATAAACCAGGTCGACTTCCTGCCGCGGGACTCCCCGGCGTGGATGGACTCGCTGCCCGGCCCGCTCCGGCCGAGCGACTACGAGATCCGGGAGAACGTCGTCTTCCTCAACGACAGGTTCGTCCAGTCGCGCGACCGGTCGCAGGTCCAAATACTGGTGGAGGGGCCGGTCACCGCCCCGGACACCCTCGACCGCCTCGCGGCCGCCCGCGAGGAGATAAACGATAGTTCGACCGCCATCACGCTGGCCTCCGGCCGGCCCGCGGTCGACGGCCCCCTCTCGGTCGTCCGGCGGGTCGCGGCCGAGAACGAGACGGTCGCCCGGGTCGTCGCCGAGCGCGACGCCGACGGCGACGGCGTGCCCGACGAGGACCTGGCGGCGGTCTACGACGCGGTGTACGCCGCCGCGCCCGAGGAGGCCGCCGGGGTCATCCACCGCGCCGACGGCGAGTACCGCGCGCTCCGGCTCTCGGTGTCGGTCCGCGGCGGGTCGGACACCGGCGCGGTCACGAGCGAGATGCGGGCCGTCGCCGCGTCCGTCGAGTCCGGGACCGACCTCACCGTCACCGCGACGGGCCAGCCGATCATCAACGAGATCGTCAACGCGGAACTGCTGCTCACGCTGGTCGAGACGTTCCTCATCACGCTCGGTGTCATCGTCGCGTTCCTGACCGCCGTCTTCTACCGGCGGTACGGCACCCTCTCGCTCGGCGCGGTCACCATGGTCCCCGTGGTGTTCGCGCTGAGCTGGATCCTGGGGGCGATGTACCTGCTGGACATCCCGTTCACCACCGAGACGGCCATCATCGCCAGCATCGCCATCGGCATCGGCGTCGACTACTCTATCCACATCAGCGAGCGGTTCGTCGACGAGCTGTCGGCCGCCGGCGACCCGGTCGCGGCGCTGGAGACGACGCTCGCCGGTACCGGCGGCGCGCTGCTGGCGAGCGCGGTCACGACCGCCGGCGGGTTCGGGGTGCTGCTGCTCGCGCTGGTCCCCTCGCTCCAGCGCTTCGGCGCGGTCACGGGCACCGCCATCGTCTTCGCGTTCGCGTCGAGCGTGGTCGTCCTGCCGAGTCTGCTCGTCCTCTGGTACCGGTACCTCGGCGCGGGGACGCCGGTCGGCGGGTCGGCGGCCGGGACGGCGGGCGACTGACCGGGCCGAGCGCCTTCGATGCGTTCCGGGTTCCCCCGACGCCCTACTCGCCGGCGGCGCTCGAACTCCGCCCGGTCATCTCGTCGGCGTCGAGCCGGTAGAACTCGAACGCGGTCGGGTGCCTGTCGCCGGTCCACGGACACGCCGGGAACCACGCGTTCGCCGCGAAGGCGGCGTACGCCGCCTCGACGTTCTCGTCGGGGACGCGCTCGATTCCGCCCCGGACGACCGCGCTGGTCCACGACGGCGGTCGGATCTCGGGGACGAGGAAGGTGGCGGTCCGGGTCGCGTCGAGGTACGCCATCTTCCGCCCGTCGCGGTCGGCCTGGACGAAGAAGTAGAGCGTTCCGTCGCCGTCGTAGCCGAACGACATCGGTATCGCGTAGGCGTCGCCGTCGCTCGCGAGCGTCAGGCAGCCCCACCCTCGCCGGTCGAGGAACTCCTCGACCGCGTCGGCCGACATCCGGACGTCACCGGAGTTCTCGACGGACGGTTCAGGGTCGGCTCCCGCAGGAGATTCGTCGGTGTACATATCCACGGTCGAGACGGTGGAGCCGAGCCGTCATTTAATCGGCCTGCGAATCCCGCGAACTGGGAACCGCGAGCGAACGGAGAAAACGAGCCGCTCCCGGCCGATTACGCCCCCACGACGGTGATCGCCTGCTCGCGGTCGATGGCCCGTTCGAGTTCCTCGGCGATGGCGCTGCCCCGCGAGACCTGGATGTCGCCGCCCCGGCCCACGGTCGCGGTGAAGAGGTACTCGCCGTCGGCCTGGACCTCGACCGTCTCGCCGGCGTGGCCGTCGGTCGGCAGCACGATGTGCCGGGAGGTGATGTCGGGCGTCACCGTCTCGCCCTGCGCGGCCCCGCCGCCTGCACCGCCCGCAGCGCCGGGTGCGCCCGAGGCCGACTGGGGCTTCTCGTCGTGGGTGCGGACGTCGATGTCGATGCCCAAGCGGTTCTCGATGTCGTCGATGCGGCCGCCGCCCTTGCCGATGACGTAGGAGATGTCGTCGTCGCTGACGTAGACCGTGGCGCGGTTCTGCCCCTGGACGTCGACGTCGACCCGGTCGCGGGCGACCGACTGGATCTCGCGCTCGATCTCCTGTTTCGCCAGCTTCGAGACGCCGCTCTCCTCGCGCTCGCCCTCGTTGAGCGGGACGGTGACGACCTGGCGGTTGAAGGTGTAGATCTCGTACTCGGGCCGGCCGGTCTCGAAGTCCTGGATCATGATGACCGGGCGGGCCAGGTCCTCCTCCATCAGCCCCTCGGGCACCTTGACCTGGGTCGAGACGTCGTACACCTTGTTCACCTCTCCGGCCTCGATGTAGACGACGGTGTCGACGATCTGGGGGATCATCCCGAGCTCGACCCGGCCGACCAGCCGCTGGAGCGCGTCGATGGCCCGGGTCGCGTGGACCACGCCGATCATCCCGACGCCCGCGAGCCGCATGTCGGCGAACACCTCGAAGTCGTCGGTCTTTCGCACCTCGTCGTAGATTGTGTAGTCGGGCCGGACCATCAGCAGCGAGTCGGCGGTCTTCTCCATCTCGCCGCCGAGCTCCGTGTACTGGGTGATCTCGGGGCCGACCTGGAGGTCGCGGGGCTTCTCCATCGTCTTGACCGCGAAGTCGTTGTCCGAGAGGAACTCCCCGACCGCCTGGGCGAACGTCGACTTCCCGGCGCCGGGCGACCCGGCGATGAGCACGCCGCGCTGGCGCTCGAGCAGCCGCTCTCTGAGCTCCTCGGCGTACTCGTAGTCGTCCATGTCGGTCTTGACGATGGGCCGGACCGCGGTGATCTCCCAGCCGTCGGCGAACGGCGGCTCCGCGATGGCGATCCGGTAGTCGCGGAACTGGACGATGGTCATCCCGGGTTCGTCGAGCTCGATGAACCCCTCGTCGCTCTCCTTGGCGCTGTCGACGATCTCCTGTGCGAGCTCCCTGAGCCGCTCCTCGTCGAGCGGGTCGTCGCGGATGGTCTGGTAGTGCATGTCGCCGACGTCGCCGCGCTTGGCCATCGGCTCGACGCCGGCCTTGAGGTGGACGCTCATCGTCTGCTCGTCGAAGTAGTCCTCGACCGCCAGCCGGCCGACCTCGGTCTCGTCGACCCGCGGGGAGACGTACTCGACCTCGATGCCCTTCGCCTGGGCCACCTCGCTCTGGACTACGTCGCTGGTGACGAACACCGCGTCGTGCTCGGCGGCGAGGTCCCGGATGCGGGCGTCGATCTCGCCCTCGCTGGCCCGGCCCTGCTCGTCGGCGTCGGGCCGCGCGCCGACGTACCGCAGTTCGATGGTCCCCTCGTCGGCCAGGTCGGCGAGCCGCTGGAGCTCCGCGAGGCCATCCCAGCCGCTGTCGGCGCCGCCGTTGGCCTGGGCCTCGAGTTCGGCCACGACGGCCTCGGGGACGAGCACCGTCGCGCCCTCGAAGTCGCCGTCCTCGACGCGCTCGGAGATCCGGCCGTCGATGACGACGCTCGTGTCCGGAAGTACGTTCATACCGGCCTTTCGGGCGGCGCGTTCAAACCCTTTACGAGCGAGCGGCCCCGTGCGGTGGGTTCGCGACGTTCCGGAACGCCGGCCGGGCAACAACCTTCAATCGCGTCGGTCACTAGGAACTGATATGGGCGTGTCCGATTCACTGTCCGCGGCCGACGTCGCGAGCTGGGTCCTGGTCGGCGTGCTCGCGCTGACGATACTCGAGAACCTGGTCGACGGCGACCTCGTCTGGACCGGGTTCCTCGCGGCCACGCTGGTCGTCCTCGTCGTGCCCGCGGCGGCGTTCCGCGACCTCACGGCGACGCTCCCGCCGGCGGTGACGGCGCTCGCGGTGCTGCCGGGCGTGTCGCGGGCGGTCGGTCCCGCGTGGGTCACCGAGTACGCCGTCTACGTCGGGGTCGCCGCGGTGGCGCTCGCGGTCGTGGTCGAGGTGTCGCTGTTCACCGAGGCCGAGATGCGCCCCGGTTCGCCGACGCGCTGGTGGTCCTGACCACGATGGCCGCCATCGGCGCCTGGGCGGTGCTCCAGTTCTACTCCGACCGGTACCTCGGCACCGACCTCCTCGGCGGGCTGCACGCGGTCAACTGGGAGTTCGTCCGGGCGACCGTCGCCGGCGTCGCGGCCGCGGTCGTCTTCGAGCTGTACTTCGAGCACGGCCCGGAGGGCGGCCGCGAGGAGAGCGTGTCCGAGGTGGCGGAGGGCGAGGGCGGATGAGCCCACCCCTCGGCGACGACCGCGAGCGGGCGCTGGTCCGGCTGCTCCAGGTCGGCATGCTCGCCATCGCCGGCTACGGTGTCTACCGCGGGGAGTACAGCGTCGCGGTCAACGGCCTCGTGTCGCTGGCGGTCACGTTCGTCCCGGCGGTCCTGCGGCGCGACGCGGGCATCTCGCTCGACCCGGGTCACGTGCTCTGGCTCTCGGTCGCGGTGTTCGTCCACGCGGTCGGCATCGTCTGGCCATACCAGAACCTCCCGTGGTACGACTCGGTGGCCCACGCCCTCTCGGCGTCGGTCGTCGCCGGCGCGGGCTACGCGACGGTCAAGGCGGTCGAGCGCAACTCCGACCGGACCACCCTGACGCCGGGGGTGGAGGCGCTGGTCGTGCTCGTGTTCGTGATGGCGTTCGGCGTGCTGTGGGAGATCCTCGAGTTCTCCGCCGGCGCGGCCGCCGAACTCGTCGGCGGGCGGGCGGTGCTGATACAGTTCGGCCTCGACGACGTCGTCAACGACCTCGTCTTCAACTTCGTCGGCGGTCTCGTGGTCGCCGTGTGGGACCGGGCCCGTCCGGACCGGGCCGCCGACGAGGCGACCGAGGCGATGGACGACTGAGCGACCGCCGGTCCGCGGGCACCGACCGGACGACCCGGTCGTCGGCCTCCCGATTCGACCGTCGGAGTGGGCGACTCATTTATCCGGCGCTGTCCCGTACACCGCGGTCCATGCGCCACGAACATCTCGTAGTCACGGTCGAGGCCGGCCTCAAGGACCGCATCGACGACGACCTCGACGGGGGCGAGTCGCTCGAGTCGTGGGTCGCCGACGCGGTCGAGCGGAAGCTTGCGGCGGAGGACGAGACGGCGGCGGGCGGCGGACGCGGCGGTGACGTCGAGCGCGGCGGGCGCGGCGACCGTGGCGGTCGCGCCGACCGCGGGAGCGACGGCCGCGACCGGGCCGGCGGTAACGCGGCCGACGGCGAGCGCGGGCGGAACTCCGGGAGCCGGTTCGCGACGGGCGGCGGGCGCGGCGAGAACGAGGCAGACGCGGGAGACGGCGACGAGCGCGACGATTACGACGAGGGGTTCG
This window encodes:
- a CDS encoding TrmB family transcriptional regulator; translated protein: MSAHDAVEALKELGLSNYEARVFVALQRLGTGTAQSVSRESDVPRSQVYGAADDLANRGLVEVVESSPKEYRPVSLSAAREQLRARIEREHERAFRNLDALRDEHADRGDDRDVATLRGHHAIHERVADLVDGATERVIMVAGRGDLISEQVAAALRERADAGVSVLLVTEDQTVADRFADAPVRVTVASPDRTGEFTGRTLLVDDATVLLSVRTEDGPEPFAETALWTADSRIGDILAEYVHAGMQSGFEAGGESED
- a CDS encoding PINc/VapC family ATPase; its protein translation is MNVLPDTSVVIDGRISERVEDGDFEGATVLVPEAVVAELEAQANGGADSGWDGLAELQRLADLADEGTIELRYVGARPDADEQGRASEGEIDARIRDLAAEHDAVFVTSDVVQSEVAQAKGIEVEYVSPRVDETEVGRLAVEDYFDEQTMSVHLKAGVEPMAKRGDVGDMHYQTIRDDPLDEERLRELAQEIVDSAKESDEGFIELDEPGMTIVQFRDYRIAIAEPPFADGWEITAVRPIVKTDMDDYEYAEELRERLLERQRGVLIAGSPGAGKSTFAQAVGEFLSDNDFAVKTMEKPRDLQVGPEITQYTELGGEMEKTADSLLMVRPDYTIYDEVRKTDDFEVFADMRLAGVGMIGVVHATRAIDALQRLVGRVELGMIPQIVDTVVYIEAGEVNKVYDVSTQVKVPEGLMEEDLARPVIMIQDFETGRPEYEIYTFNRQVVTVPLNEGEREESGVSKLAKQEIEREIQSVARDRVDVDVQGQNRATVYVSDDDISYVIGKGGGRIDDIENRLGIDIDVRTHDEKPQSASGAPGAAGGAGGGAAQGETVTPDITSRHIVLPTDGHAGETVEVQADGEYLFTATVGRGGDIQVSRGSAIAEELERAIDREQAITVVGA
- a CDS encoding efflux RND transporter permease subunit, with protein sequence MSLPDRYADVLTSYSRVVLALLLVSTAVVGYGAANVDSGLTIASFGSDSTEAQKLDYIEANFATGDENTSVMQVVVRGDDVLTRESLLETLRLQQRLRDDETVGPTLREGQPTVGLSNLVATAAIRRARAGNATAANDSRGAPAPRRPTLDAQIAQLESMSQSEIDRVLLGVLDPDRAATGPVDPYTLLATDYEPGTTTASARVLFVFQRNDAGGDSLSEDAAAAQLATRDVADRTVDSTGVFVFGAGIVDELSGQATGESFAVITPFALVLVLGVLFVAYRDLLDVALGLLGTLLVLVWMGGFMGWAGVGVTQIIIAVPFLLIGLSIDYALHVVMRYREARAEEHDRSPREAMRVGLAGVAVALAATTFTTAVGFTSNLVSPIESIRQFGLVSAFGIVSAFVVFAGLLPALKLELDGLLERLGVDRRKRAFGTGGTAVNRLLGLGATAARRLPVAVVLVALAVSAAGGYAATDVDTSINQVDFLPRDSPAWMDSLPGPLRPSDYEIRENVVFLNDRFVQSRDRSQVQILVEGPVTAPDTLDRLAAAREEINDSSTAITLASGRPAVDGPLSVVRRVAAENETVARVVAERDADGDGVPDEDLAAVYDAVYAAAPEEAAGVIHRADGEYRALRLSVSVRGGSDTGAVTSEMRAVAASVESGTDLTVTATGQPIINEIVNAELLLTLVETFLITLGVIVAFLTAVFYRRYGTLSLGAVTMVPVVFALSWILGAMYLLDIPFTTETAIIASIAIGIGVDYSIHISERFVDELSAAGDPVAALETTLAGTGGALLASAVTTAGGFGVLLLALVPSLQRFGAVTGTAIVFAFASSVVVLPSLLVLWYRYLGAGTPVGGSAAGTAGD
- a CDS encoding pyridoxamine 5'-phosphate oxidase family protein, yielding MYTDESPAGADPEPSVENSGDVRMSADAVEEFLDRRGWGCLTLASDGDAYAIPMSFGYDGDGTLYFFVQADRDGRKMAYLDATRTATFLVPEIRPPSWTSAVVRGGIERVPDENVEAAYAAFAANAWFPACPWTGDRHPTAFEFYRLDADEMTGRSSSAAGE
- a CDS encoding helix-turn-helix transcriptional regulator, with product MATQSELEDIDDLPPSAKLVFKVLEYKGALTQKQIVEESMLSARTVRYALERLEELDVVTEDVYFADARQNLYEIDVACDTSADGADAQKCAE